One stretch of Chitinophaga pendula DNA includes these proteins:
- a CDS encoding M12 family metallopeptidase, protein MKKQNLLLLTAAIWLFSCKQSSDQPISEQYDPSCQACIVEQYVPKLIKGTMDSYFNGDPVTLVKADDKLLLEGDIIIDPSQLTNAAVSGERTGITSALKKWPNKTVYFSFDSSSTDESTRTKFKSAVKHWMDNTDLVFINKDTLDDPESISNYINVIQDDGCYSSIGMVKGAQDLSIGSGCSTGNAIHEIGHAVGLYHEQSRRDRDKYIIIYTANIDSGKAGNFNKYASGNGFELDTLDFGSIMMYPYNAFSKNGKPTITKKDGTTYTTQRRALSQGDLDAVEHMYP, encoded by the coding sequence ATGAAAAAACAGAACCTATTGCTGTTAACCGCCGCTATTTGGCTATTTTCTTGTAAACAATCATCTGACCAGCCAATCAGTGAACAATACGATCCGTCCTGTCAGGCCTGTATCGTAGAGCAATATGTACCCAAACTGATAAAAGGGACCATGGACAGCTACTTTAACGGCGATCCTGTTACCCTCGTGAAAGCCGATGATAAATTGCTCCTGGAAGGCGACATCATAATCGATCCCAGCCAACTAACCAATGCCGCTGTAAGCGGAGAACGCACCGGCATTACCAGCGCCCTGAAAAAGTGGCCGAACAAAACGGTATATTTCTCCTTCGACTCCAGCAGCACAGACGAAAGCACCCGCACCAAATTCAAATCAGCCGTCAAACATTGGATGGACAACACCGACCTGGTGTTCATTAACAAAGACACCCTCGACGATCCGGAAAGTATCAGCAATTACATCAACGTCATCCAGGATGATGGCTGTTATTCCAGCATTGGAATGGTAAAAGGCGCACAGGATCTGAGCATAGGTAGCGGTTGTAGCACCGGCAATGCCATCCACGAGATAGGACATGCCGTGGGCCTCTACCACGAACAATCCAGGAGAGATCGCGATAAATACATCATTATTTATACCGCCAATATTGATAGTGGGAAAGCCGGCAACTTTAACAAGTATGCCTCCGGTAATGGCTTCGAATTGGATACCTTGGATTTCGGTTCTATCATGATGTATCCTTATAATGCTTTCAGCAAAAACGGAAAGCCCACTATCACCAAAAAGGACGGCACTACTTACACCACACAACGCCGCGCCCTGTCACAAGGTGACCTCGACGCAGTAGAACACATGTATCCATAA
- a CDS encoding M57 family metalloprotease, with protein MKKLLKPIAWAIGLGMIMAACNKNADTPASNSNLQPDNAKQVLAYIHSLGFKSAVIREEGNAFIVEDDMVFPKNMKVPDNSKPRTEQYYTGDLVDDTRVSNIRLKVDASLSSMSAEIDTAIARWNRIDGCNIHWVKVSSSASSWDVYMTNKALAAPPGRVTCGRGTFPSGGEAGDSIWINKSAIANNSFEQRQRTITHEMGHNVSFTHTNAGTNDGDPVPGVGGTDSKSLMNGGQCNSGATVFSDKDKKAAKALYPSN; from the coding sequence ATGAAAAAACTCCTCAAACCCATTGCCTGGGCAATCGGGCTGGGCATGATTATGGCTGCCTGTAACAAAAATGCCGACACGCCTGCGTCCAACAGCAACCTGCAACCGGACAATGCCAAGCAAGTACTGGCCTACATACACTCCCTCGGATTTAAGTCTGCCGTCATCCGGGAAGAAGGTAATGCCTTCATCGTAGAAGATGATATGGTATTCCCTAAAAACATGAAAGTACCTGACAACAGTAAACCGCGCACAGAACAATACTACACAGGTGACCTGGTGGATGATACCCGCGTATCTAACATCCGCTTAAAGGTAGATGCCAGCCTGAGCAGCATGTCCGCAGAAATAGACACCGCCATCGCGAGATGGAACCGCATCGACGGTTGTAACATCCATTGGGTGAAAGTATCGTCCAGTGCTTCCTCCTGGGATGTATATATGACCAATAAAGCACTGGCTGCCCCTCCGGGACGCGTTACCTGCGGTAGGGGAACATTCCCATCCGGCGGCGAAGCAGGCGATTCCATCTGGATCAACAAGTCCGCAATCGCGAACAACAGCTTCGAACAACGCCAGCGTACCATCACTCACGAAATGGGACACAACGTATCCTTCACCCATACCAATGCCGGTACCAACGATGGTGATCCCGTTCCCGGCGTTGGCGGTACCGACAGCAAATCACTCATGAACGGCGGACAATGTAACTCCGGCGCCACCGTATTCTCCGACAAAGACAAAAAAGCAGCGAAAGCACTTTATCCAAGCAACTAG
- a CDS encoding S41 family peptidase — MHKKGTILLVLLLLTGAGIFAFNESDKYFQIAKNLDIFAAFYRELNTYYVDDLSPEKVMNKGIEAMLEETDPYTDFVPEENLDELKFLATGKYGGVGASINTMGEWTTITDIYEGGPMNKAGVKAGDIIVSLDGKSAKGLEHEAVSRQLKGAPGTILTMVTRNPSTNEERTKKIIREEINVRPVSYSGLLSKDIGYIKMTQFTENSGAQVQLAFEQLKQQNAGLKGVILDLRGNPGGLLDEAVVVSNIFIDKNKLVVSTKGKVKNWDREYRTSQPPVDVQMPLAVLTNRSTASAAEIVAGAIQDLDRGLVIGQRSFGKGLVQTTRPLPYNAKLKVTTAKYYTPSGRCIQAIDYSHRNSDGEVDYVPDSLRRSYNTVSGRAVKDGGGIEPDQKVTPTFLSQVAITLLRKQYIFDYATDYFYSHKTIAAAGTFALTEQEFADFVHYLENKDYSYKTHSEEALENFQSTARKEKYYDAVAKEFEVLQQKMKHDKKQDLLKNKQEIKRLLEEEIVNRYYLQKGRIEKGLAWDDDVIAAVDVLHKPQQYHQLLKSGK; from the coding sequence ATGCATAAAAAAGGAACGATACTGCTGGTCCTCCTGTTACTGACCGGAGCAGGGATCTTCGCGTTCAATGAGAGCGATAAATACTTCCAGATCGCCAAGAACCTGGATATTTTCGCCGCTTTCTACCGCGAGCTGAATACCTACTATGTAGATGATCTCTCGCCTGAAAAGGTCATGAATAAGGGCATTGAAGCGATGCTGGAGGAGACAGACCCCTATACCGACTTTGTACCGGAAGAGAACCTGGATGAGCTGAAGTTTCTGGCTACCGGCAAATATGGCGGGGTGGGAGCTTCGATTAATACGATGGGTGAATGGACTACCATCACGGATATTTACGAAGGGGGACCTATGAATAAAGCGGGTGTAAAAGCCGGTGATATTATCGTATCCCTGGATGGTAAATCAGCGAAAGGGCTGGAACATGAAGCGGTTAGCCGTCAGCTGAAAGGTGCTCCGGGCACTATACTCACTATGGTAACGCGTAATCCGTCTACTAATGAAGAGCGCACCAAAAAGATCATCCGTGAAGAGATCAACGTACGGCCTGTAAGCTACTCTGGGTTGCTGAGCAAGGATATCGGTTATATCAAAATGACCCAGTTTACAGAGAATAGCGGCGCCCAGGTACAGCTGGCATTTGAGCAGCTGAAGCAGCAGAATGCCGGTCTTAAGGGGGTGATCCTTGATCTGCGTGGGAACCCGGGTGGGTTACTGGATGAAGCGGTGGTAGTATCTAATATCTTCATCGATAAGAATAAGCTGGTAGTAAGTACCAAAGGCAAAGTAAAGAACTGGGACCGGGAGTATCGTACCTCGCAGCCCCCGGTGGATGTGCAGATGCCGCTGGCGGTGTTGACTAACCGTTCTACGGCATCGGCGGCAGAGATCGTAGCGGGTGCCATTCAAGACCTGGATCGTGGATTGGTGATAGGACAGCGATCATTTGGTAAAGGACTGGTACAAACGACCCGTCCGCTGCCTTATAACGCCAAACTGAAAGTAACCACTGCCAAGTATTATACACCCAGCGGCCGTTGTATACAAGCTATCGACTATTCGCACCGTAACTCTGATGGAGAGGTGGATTATGTGCCGGATTCCCTGAGACGTTCCTATAACACAGTATCCGGACGTGCGGTAAAAGACGGAGGCGGTATAGAGCCTGATCAGAAAGTGACGCCTACGTTCCTTAGCCAGGTAGCAATCACCTTACTGCGGAAACAATACATCTTCGACTACGCTACTGATTATTTCTACAGTCATAAGACGATCGCAGCGGCCGGAACGTTTGCGCTTACCGAGCAGGAATTTGCTGACTTTGTACATTACCTGGAGAACAAGGATTACAGTTATAAAACACATAGTGAAGAGGCGTTAGAGAATTTTCAGAGCACTGCCCGTAAGGAGAAATATTACGATGCAGTAGCAAAGGAGTTTGAAGTGTTGCAGCAGAAGATGAAACACGATAAAAAACAGGATCTGCTGAAGAATAAGCAGGAGATAAAAAGATTGCTGGAAGAAGAGATCGTTAACCGTTATTATTTGCAGAAGGGGCGTATTGAGAAAGGGCTGGCTTGGGATGATGATGTGATCGCGGCAGTAGACGTTCTGCATAAACCGCAGCAATATCACCAGTTGCTGAAATCCGGTAAATAG
- the yidD gene encoding membrane protein insertion efficiency factor YidD, whose product MRILRWLGYPLVGLIKIYQWCISPLLGSKCRYVPTCSQYGIEALKKHGIFKGGYLTIKRILSCHPWGGHGYDPVP is encoded by the coding sequence ATGAGGATTTTGCGCTGGCTGGGGTACCCTTTAGTGGGGCTCATCAAAATATACCAGTGGTGTATATCACCGCTTCTGGGCAGTAAATGCCGATATGTACCCACCTGCTCCCAATATGGCATAGAAGCCCTTAAGAAACATGGGATCTTTAAAGGAGGATATCTCACCATCAAACGTATCCTCTCCTGCCATCCCTGGGGTGGCCATGGATATGACCCTGTACCATGA